A window of the Lactuca sativa cultivar Salinas chromosome 7, Lsat_Salinas_v11, whole genome shotgun sequence genome harbors these coding sequences:
- the LOC128127357 gene encoding pollen-specific leucine-rich repeat extensin-like protein 2: MADSLLSSIATFHTTKIIVTDPTKFSFIGSIPEAMLGRISVSSNILQQYRKRSSSGPRELTPAMIRSIEEADKPTKRDKKPDTQKEGPVIKPTKGQTPKKRKSDKAATSQAQPKKQKKPARRLILQTTSDSDSEYVPPKHKNTPPSESESESSDEEASGRGDTPPRSPTPEIPVRSNPPSPPPITIPVSIPPISPIPTTQPFTTIPIPTPIFTDTTTTTTTTKPYFTVPNPPVTEPPVTTEPPPTSKPLSPTQSTEITPILGGEDVEFDSTYFSPYQVQSDDDDNEPVTKRYLKVVNEKLDQLLSSSSSGTYSKAALKALFSSVVTEHSATLSDAVKAIKASTSQCQQASLAIDASTKECKAATAKFDKLVSEAHLFLDSLQAAAAKNAQTVNASVENL; encoded by the coding sequence ATGGCGGATTCTCTGCTCTCATCCATTGCTACCTTTCACACGACAAAAATCATTGTCACTGATCCAACCAAGTTCTCTTTTATTGGATCCATTCCTGAAGCAATGCTCGGTCGTATCTCTGTGTCAAGTAACATTCTCCAACAGTACAGGAAGCGTTCATCGTCTGGTCCAAGAGAGCTTACGCCAGCCATGATTCGCTCtattgaagaggctgacaagccaaCCAAAAGGGATAAGAAGCCGGATACACagaaggaaggccctgtcattaAACCAACTAAGGGGCAAACCCccaagaagcgaaagtctgaTAAGGCTGCAACTTCTCAGGctcaaccgaagaagcagaagaagcctgCTAGGAGGCTTATTCTTCAAACTACAAGTGATTCAGATTCAGAATATGTCCCTCCTAAGCATAAGAACACTCCTCCTTCAGaatctgagagcgaaagctctgatgaaGAGGCTTCGGGCCGAGGTGATACTCCGCCTCGCTCCCCTACCCCAGAAATTCCAGTTCGCTCTAatcctccttcacctccacctatAACCATCCCAGTATCCATCCCTCCTATATCTCCCATTCCAACCACTCAACCATTCACTACAATTCCTATCCCcactcccattttcacagataccactacTACCACTACTACCACAAAACCTTACTTTACTGTTCCCAATCCACCTGTAACTGAACCACCagtcacaaccgaacctccacctacTTCAAAACCCTTATCTCCCACACAATCCACTGAAATAACTCCTATTCTAGGCGGTGAGGACGTGGAATTTGATTCCACGTATTTTAGTCCTTACCAAGtgcagagtgatgatgatgacaaTGAGCCTGTTACAAAGCGTTATCTCAAGGTGGTAAATGAAAAGCTTGATCAACTGCTTTCATCCTCTTCCTCTGGCACTTATTCTAAAGCTGCATTGAAGGCCTTGTTCTCCTCTGTTGTTACAGAACACAGTGCCACTTTATCTGATGCAGTCAAAGCAATCAAAGCCTCTACTTCCCAATGTCAACAAGCCTCTCTTGCTATTGATGCGTCTACTAAGGAGTGCAAGGCAGCGACCGCAAAATTCGATAAACTAGTCTCTGAAGCTCATTTGTTTTTAGATTCCTTGCAGGCTGCTGCTGCTAAGAATGCCCAAACTGTCAACGCTTCAGTAGAGAACCTTTAA